A stretch of DNA from Candidatus Goldiibacteriota bacterium:
ATGGTACGTCTCTACATTAAAAAAATACGACCTAAAAAACCATATACAAAAAAATCACCTTATCAGGTATTTTAGCGGGTCAAGAGTCCCTTTGGTGTTTCTTATTTCAAAGTATAATTCATCCCCGTAAAACGACTCTGTGTCGCCGGTTTTGGCTATCACGTTCTTAATCCCCACCTTTGACCCCTCATTCACCAGAATTTCAGATAAATGGCAGTAAACCGTGTAATATCCGCCGCCGTGCTGAATAACTATCATTTTCCCGTAGCCTTCAAACCAGTCAGCGTATTTTACTATCCCTGAAAATACCGAATATACGGGCATACCGTATTTGGCGCCTATGTGAATTCCCCTGTTATAAATTATGCTTCCGAATTTTGGATGTTTAAACTTGCCGAATTTCGCAAGAATGTTCCTGCTGTCCACGGGCCATGGAAAGCTTCCCCGTTTTTTGCCAAACGCCTCTGCCGCGCTTGCGTCCGATAAATCCGCGCTGACTTTCAGCTTTTCCATAAGTTTTGCAAGGTTCGCCGCGCTTTTTTCAAGTTCCTTAATCATCTGAGTTCTGCGGTTGATATTATTCCTGATATTCTTAAGGGTGACGTGTTTGCGCCACATTTCGTTCTGTATCCTTTTTTCGCGGTCTTTCTTTTCGTTTTTCAGCGCTTTAAGTTCATTGCCGTATTCTACAAGGGCTGCTTTGTCATTTTCAAGTTCAACAACAAGGTTTTTATAAGTATTAATTTTTTCAACATTTTTTCTGCCCAGAATTTTGGTGAACTTGTACCGCCGGATAAGCTGCCCCATATCTTTGGATTTAAAGATAAGTTTTATGTAACTGTCTTCTTTTTTCTTGTACTGCTTTGCAAGCATCTCTTTTACGTCATTTTCCCTGTCCTGCATCTCTTTTTCCGCCTGCGCTATCCTTGTTTCCAGATCTTTTATCCCTTCGGTAACCACGCTTATATTGTTTTCAAACACCCTTAATTCCTTGCGGGTGATATCAATTTCTTTTTCAATCCCCCTAAGCGAGCCCGCGGTAAGTTTTTCCTGCTTTTTTTCAGCTGCTATTTTTTTTCTTTCCTGCGCTATCCTTTTTTTAACATCGCTAAGCTCGCTTTTTTTATCCTTTAATATTTTTCTGTAATCCTTTGCCTGCGCGCCAAAAAGCCCCGCGGCAAAGAATAAAAGCGCTAATGTTAAAACCAACAGCCTGCTTAACTTCACTTAAATATCCTTCCCTGCGACATTAAACTTCCGGTTAAACCCAGCAGCGACCCCGCGCCGGTCATTCCAAGTATAAACTGAACCGATAAAAGTGTTTTATCAAACGCGTAAAACGCCGATAAATCTATGCCTGTTTCCTTCTGCACCTGAAACATCAGAAAAGACACCACGCCATACAATATAAGCCAGCCCATAACCCCGCCCAGAAAGCCGTGTATAATCCCTTCAAGGATAAACGGAAGGCGTATGTCCGCGCCTGTCGCGCCCACCATTTTTAACACATAAATGTCCTGCCTTCTGTTATAGATGGTTAATTTTATTATATTTGACACCACAAGCAGCGCGGCAATCATGAAAATTATACCCGCCGCTCCCGCTATGTATTTTACGGCATTAATTACGTTTAAAAGGTGCTCTATTTCAGCCGCGCCGTATTCCACCTCTTCCACCGCGGGCTTTGACCGTATAACGCTTACCGCGTTTTTAATCTCCTGCGCTTTGTATTCCGTAAACTTTACGGCTATGGAATCCGGCAGCGGGTTTCCTTCAAAAGAACCAAGAATCTTCTGCATTTCCGGATCTTTGGCAAAGTCCTGATACGCGTCGTCTTTGGAAATATACTTTGCTTCTTTTATCCCGTTCATGCCGGCAATCTCATCGCCAAGCAATTTTATTTCTTCAGCCGTTGTGCCGTCCTTTAAAAACACCACAGCTTCCACTTTATTCTGCATTTCATCCGCGGCAAAGTTAACCACTGTGTGAATTATATAAAACCCGCCCAGCATAGTGACAGCCAGTATAATTGTACCTATGGAAACAAAACTCATAAACCCGCTTCTTTTAAAGTTAAGGGCAACCTCTTTAAACAGCCTCATTCTTCTATTCTCCCGCCGCGCAGTTTTACAGACCTAAAACCGCTGTTTGAAATAATTTCTTTATTATGGCTTGCCATAAGCACGGTTGTGCCTTTCGCGTTGGCGTCTTTAAACATCTTCATTATTTCCGACGCGCTTGTTTCATCCAGGTTTCCGGTGGGCTCATCGGCTAACAGCACGGGCGGCGACATTATAAGCGCCCTTGCTATTGCCACTTTCTGTTTTTCTCCGCCGGAAATGTGCCACGGATTATGGTCTTCCCTGCCTGCAAGCCCTATTTTTTCAAGGCTTTCCATGACAGTATGTTTTATGAATTTTTCCGGCGCTCCCGTGATTTCAAGCGGCAGTGCCAGATTTTCATAGATACTTCTTTCAAATATAAGTTTAAAATCCTGAAACACAAAACCTATCCCGCGCCTGTAAAACGGCACTTTGCCGTGGGAAAGGTGTGAAATATCCGTATTGTCCACCACAATGCTGCCCATATCCGGGGTTTCTTCCCTGTAAAGAAGTTTTAAAATTGTGGTTTTACCCGCGCCGGAAGGCCCGGTTAAAAATACAAATTCGCCCTTTTGAA
This window harbors:
- a CDS encoding peptidoglycan DD-metalloendopeptidase family protein; protein product: MKLSRLLVLTLALLFFAAGLFGAQAKDYRKILKDKKSELSDVKKRIAQERKKIAAEKKQEKLTAGSLRGIEKEIDITRKELRVFENNISVVTEGIKDLETRIAQAEKEMQDRENDVKEMLAKQYKKKEDSYIKLIFKSKDMGQLIRRYKFTKILGRKNVEKINTYKNLVVELENDKAALVEYGNELKALKNEKKDREKRIQNEMWRKHVTLKNIRNNINRRTQMIKELEKSAANLAKLMEKLKVSADLSDASAAEAFGKKRGSFPWPVDSRNILAKFGKFKHPKFGSIIYNRGIHIGAKYGMPVYSVFSGIVKYADWFEGYGKMIVIQHGGGYYTVYCHLSEILVNEGSKVGIKNVIAKTGDTESFYGDELYFEIRNTKGTLDPLKYLIR
- a CDS encoding ABC transporter permease, translated to MRLFKEVALNFKRSGFMSFVSIGTIILAVTMLGGFYIIHTVVNFAADEMQNKVEAVVFLKDGTTAEEIKLLGDEIAGMNGIKEAKYISKDDAYQDFAKDPEMQKILGSFEGNPLPDSIAVKFTEYKAQEIKNAVSVIRSKPAVEEVEYGAAEIEHLLNVINAVKYIAGAAGIIFMIAALLVVSNIIKLTIYNRRQDIYVLKMVGATGADIRLPFILEGIIHGFLGGVMGWLILYGVVSFLMFQVQKETGIDLSAFYAFDKTLLSVQFILGMTGAGSLLGLTGSLMSQGRIFK
- the ftsE gene encoding cell division ATP-binding protein FtsE encodes the protein MIKFSRVFKVYEKNIQALTDINFEVQKGEFVFLTGPSGAGKTTILKLLYREETPDMGSIVVDNTDISHLSHGKVPFYRRGIGFVFQDFKLIFERSIYENLALPLEITGAPEKFIKHTVMESLEKIGLAGREDHNPWHISGGEKQKVAIARALIMSPPVLLADEPTGNLDETSASEIMKMFKDANAKGTTVLMASHNKEIISNSGFRSVKLRGGRIEE